From Clarias gariepinus isolate MV-2021 ecotype Netherlands chromosome 2, CGAR_prim_01v2, whole genome shotgun sequence, one genomic window encodes:
- the galk2 gene encoding N-acetylgalactosamine kinase: MAGNPPKIKVLPSDSERLQKLKKSFIGKYEESPLFYACAPGRVNLIGEHIDYCGYAVLPMAIEQNILAAVSVNSSQIIHLANADPKYKDFTVPVSEITIDSENPQWHYYFLCGVKGVQELLKLSPLAGIRCIVDGTIPASSGLSSSSALVCCAGLVTMEANQKSVTKVLLAETCAKCERYIGTEGGGMDQSISFLAEEGTAKLIEFNPLRSTDVKLPDGAVFVIANSCVEMNKAATSHFNIRVVECRIATKILAKVRGLEWSSVQKLGELQTQLGSSLDEMLDLVEEVLHPEPYSREEICKILGITTQQLCDSILSANTQHVTHFRLYQRARHVYSEAARVLQFKSVCDSAPADAVLQLGELMNQSHSSCRDLYECSCPELDQLVEICRDAGAVGSRLTGAGWGGCAVSMVPTEKADSFLRTVKERYYMPDSRRAALLKQSLFVTRPGGGAAIFTEE, from the exons ATGGCAGGAAATCCACCTAAAATCAAGGTGCTGCCCAGTGACAGTGAGAG GCTACAGAAACTCAAAAAGtcatttattggaaaatatgAAGAAAGTCCTCTGTTTTATGCATGTGCTCCTGGCCGGGTGAATTTAATAG GAGAACACATTGACTACTGCGGTTATGCTGTCCTCCCTATGGCTATCGAGCAGAacattcttgctgctgtttcaGTGAACAGCTCTCAGATAATCCACCTGGCCAACGCTGATCCCAAATACAA gGATTTTACAGTGCCTGTCAGTGAAATCACTATAGACTCAGAAAATCCTCAATGGCATTATTACTTCCTTTGTGGAGTCAAAGGTGTTCAG GAACTGCTGAAATTGTCTCCTCTGGCTGGGATTCGGTGTATTGTGGACGGAACTATTCCAGCTAGCTCAGGCTTGTCGAGTTCCAGCGCTCTGGTGTGCTGCGCGGGTCTGGTCACAATGGAAGCCAACCAGAAATCTGTCaccaaa GTGTTGTTGGCTGAGACGTGTGCCAAGTGTGAACGCTATATTGGAACCGAAGGAGGAGGAATGGATCAATCCATATCTTTCCTTGCCGAAGAGGGAACT GCCAAGCTGATCGAGTTCAATCCCCTGAGGAGCACAGACGTGAAACTCCCAGATGGCGCTGTCTTTGTGATTGCTAACAGTTGTGTAGAGATGAACAAGGCAGCCACGTCACACTTCAACATTAGAGTGGTGGAATGCCGCATTGCTACGAAG ATACTGGCCAAGGTCAGAGGCCTGGAGTGGAGTAGTGTGCAAAAGCTGGGAGAACTGCAGACACAACTGGGCTCGAGTCTGGACGAGATGCTGGATTTGGTGGAGGAAGTCCTTCACCCTGAGCCTTACAGCAGAGAAGAGATTTGCAAGATCCTGGGAATCACCACTCAGCAGTTGTGTGACAGTATTCTCAGTGCTAACACACAACATG TGACCCACTTCAGGCTGTACCAGCGGGCCAGGCATGTGTACAGCGAAGCGGCTCGCGTGCTGCAGTTCAAATCTGTGTGTGATTCCGCCCCTGCTGATGCTGTTCTGCAGCTTGGAGAGCTAATGAACCAAAGCCATTCTAGCTGCAGAGACTTGTATGAGTGTAGCTGCCCAGAGCTGGACCAGCTGGTGGAAATTTGTCG GGATGCAGGCGCAGTGGGATCCAGGTTAACAGGCGCTGGATGGGGAGGCTGTGCTGTTTCCATGGTACCCACTGAAAAGGCGGATTCTTTTCTCCGGACAGTGAAGGAGCGCTACTACATGCCCGATTCTCGGCGAGCAGCTCTGTTAAAGCAGAGCCTTTTTGTAACAAGGCCAGGAGGAGGAGCAGCTATTTTTACAGAAGAATAA
- the atp8b4 gene encoding probable phospholipid-transporting ATPase IM, producing the protein MAERWLWTLIPWRGGWNLRSKAPGQEEERHVRANDRDYNEKFNYADNHIKTAKYTFYTFLPINLFEQFQRFANAYFLVLLILQLIPEISSLSWFTTIVPLVLVLSITAVKDATDDYFRHKSDQQVNTRQSQVLIQGILQNEKWMNVRVGDIIKLENNQFVAADLLLLSSSEPYGLCYIETAELDGETNLKVRQALTVTSDLGADVAKLAEFDGEVICEPPNNKLDRFTGTLYWKDNKYSLDNEKMLLRGCMLRNTEWCFGLVIFAGLQTKLMQNCGRTKFKRTSIDKLMNTLVLWIFGFLICMGIILAIGNTIWEEKVGKNFWEYLLWGELLNSAVLSGFLTFWSYIIILNTVVPISLYVSVEILRLGHSYFINWDRKMYYSSKDTPAEARTTTLNEELGQVEFIFSDKTGTLTQNIMVFNKCSINGKTYGDVYDEFGHKVDITEKTPCVDFSFNPLMDRRFRFYDSSMVEAIKLEEPLVQEFFRLLALCHTVMPEERSQGELVYQAQSPDEGALVTAARNFGFVFRARTPETITLYEMGQPVTYQLLAILDFNNVRKRMSVIVRNPKGQLKLYSKGADTIIFDRLDPSNEDLMHTTSEHLNEFAGEGLRTLALAYKDLDEDMFDEWIKKLLFAITSLENREERLGALYEEIEQDLMLLGATAIEDKLQEGVPETISCLTLANIKIWVLTGDKLETAMNIGYSCNMLRDDMNEVFIISGHTLLEVQHELRNARERIMGPNKETFGSGQDLRKSDMYASDSVFEETIIAEYALIINGHSLAHALEADLEQILLEVACLCKTVICCRVTPLQKAQVVELVKRHKKAVTLAIGDGANDVSMIKTAHIGVGISGQEGMQAVLASDYSFAQFRYLQRLLLVHGRWSYHRMCNFLCYFFYKNFAFTLVHFWFGFLCGFSAQTVYDQWFITLFNIVYTSLPVLAMGLFDQDVNEQYSLRYPNLYQPGQFNLLFNKRKFFMCTIQGVYTSFVLFFIPYGAFLSAVRDDGSHISDQQSFAVTTATSLVIVVSVQIGLDTNYWTAVNHFFIGGSLAMYFAILFAMNSDGIFKVFPNQFPFVGTARNTLNQKIVWLVILLVTVVCVMPVVAVRFLRTDLHPTQTDKVRLLQQASRKQGPQEQNLRRVRRTSSRRSAYAFAHQQGYGELITSGKNMKVHTSSTSAFPGSSPERSKSSTSWTEDMAKKETDTNHTTAAEETMYSGVIEHPRSRRRHSLETVYTV; encoded by the exons ATGGCGGAGAGATGGCTGTGGACGTTAATCCCATGGAGAGGAGGCTGGAACCTGCGCTCCAAAGCGCCTGGACAAG AGGAGGAACGGCACGTTAGAGCAAATGACCGTGACTACAATGAGAAGTTCAATTACGCA gaCAATCACATCAAGACAGCGAAGTATACCTTCTACACCTTTCTACCTATTAACTTGTTTGAGCAGTTTCAGCGGTTTGCCAACGCATACTTCTTAGTTCTGCTCATCCTACAG CTGATTCCAGAGATCTCCTCCCTGTCCTGGTTCACCACTATTGTGCCTTTAGTGCTGGTACTGAGTATCACCGCCGTAAAAGATGCTACTGATGACTAT TTTCGCCATAAAAGTGATCAACAAGTCAACACACGCCAGTCTCAGGTACTCATCCAGGGAAT ACTACAAAATGAGAAATGGATGAATGTTAGAGTTGGAGACATTATAAAACTTGAGAACAACCAGTTTGTtgct GCTGATCTGCTCCTGCTCTCCAGCAGTGAGCCCTATGGGCTGTGCTATATTGAGACAGCGGAGTTAGATGG AGAGACAAACCTGAAGGTGCGCCAAGCCTTGACTGTAACCTCAGACCTCGGAGCAGACGTTGCCAAGCTTGCAGAGTTCGATG GAGAAGTTATTTGTGAGCCTCCCAATAATAAACTGGATAGATTCACTGGGACTCTGTACTGGAAAGACAACAAGTATTCTCTGGACAATGAGAAAATGCTGCTGAGAGGGTGTATGCTCAGAAACACTGAATGGTGCTTTGGCCTGGTCATCTTTGCAG GGCTCCAAACCAAGCTGATGCAGAACTGTGGGAGGACGAAATTCAAAAGGACCAGCATTGACAAGTTGATGAACACTTTGGTCCTGTGG atcTTTGGATTTCTCATCTGCATGGGGATTATTCTGGCTATCGGGAATACCATCTGGGAGGAAAAAGTTGGAAAAAACTTCTGGGAATACCTGCTTTGGGGTGAACTACTAAACAGtgctgtcttatccggattccTTACTTTCTGGTCTTATATCATTATCCTCAACACAGTTGTTCCCATCTCTCTTTATGTTAG TGTTGAGATACTGCGTTTAGGCCACAGCTATTTTATAAACTGGGACCGCAAGATGTACTACAGTTCTAAGGACACTCCTGCTGAAGCAAGAACCACCACACTGAATGAAGAGCTGGGCCAAGTGGAGTTCATCTTCTCAGATAAAACCGGGACCCTCACTCAAAACATTATGGTCTTTAATAAATGCTCCATCAATGGCAAGACATATG GTGATGTATATGATGAGTTTGGACACAAAGTGGACATCACAGAG AAAACACCATGTGTGGATTTCTCCTTCAACCCACTAATGGACAGGAGGTTCCGTTTCTATGACAGCAGCATGGTGGAGGCCATTAAACTGGAGGAGCCGTTGGTGCAGGAATTTTTTAGGTTGCTAGCTCTGTGCCATACGGTCATGCCTGAAGAGAGGAGTCAAG GGGAGCTGGTGTATCAGGCTCAATCACCAGATGAAGGAGCCTTGGTTACTGCAGCTCGCAATTTTGGCTTTGTGTTTCGAGCCAGAACACCAGAGACCATTACGCTGTATGAGATGGGCCAACCTGTCACCTACCAGCTTCTGGCTATACTAGATTTTAACAATGTTCGGAAGAGAATGAGTGTTATTG TGAGAAATCCGAAAGGGCAACTGAAGCTTTACTCCAAAGGAGCTGACACAATCATTTTTGACAGACTAGACCCATCTAATGAGGATCTCATGCACACTACCTCAGAACATCTTAAT GAGTTTGCTGGTGAGGGTTTGAGGACGTTAGCGCTGGCCTACAAGGATTTGGATGAGGACATGTTTGATGAGTGGATAAAGAAGCTGCTGTTTGCCATCACATCACTGGAGAATAGAGAAGAGAGACTTGGGGCTCTCTACGAGGAGATAGAACAGGATCTGATG CTTCTTGGAGCTACAGCCATAGAAGATAAACTGCAGGAAGGAGTGCCAGAAACCATTAGCTGTTTGACTCTGGCCAATATTAAGATCTGGGTGCTAACTGGGGACAAACTAG AGACAGCAATGAATATTGGATACTCCTGTAACATGTTACGAGATGACATGAACGAGGTGTTCATAATCTCAGGTCACACTTTGCTTGAGGTTCAGCACGAGTTAAG AAATGCCAGAGAGAGAATTATGGGTCCTAACAAAGAGACGTTCGGAAGCGGCCAAGACTTGAGAAAGAGTGATATGTATGCCAGTGACTCTGTGTTTGAAGAAACCATTATTGCAGAATATGCACTTATCATTAATGGACACAGCTTG GCCCATGCACTGGAGGCAGACCTGGAACAGATTCTGTTGGAAGTAGCCTGCTTATGTAAGACTGTGATCTGCTGTAGAGTAACTCCTCTGCAGAAAGCTCAGGTGGTGGAGCTGGTCAAAAGGCATAAAAAAGCTGTTACTCTGGCCATTGGGGATGGAGCCAATGATGTCAGCATGATCAAGA CGGCCCACATTGGTGTGGGTATCAGCGGGCAGGAGGGCATGCAGGCTGTTCTGGCCTCAGACTATTCCTTTGCCCAGTTTCGCTACCTACAGCGCCTCCTGCTGGTCCACGGCCGTTGGTCCTATCATCGCATGTGCAACTTCCTTTGCTACTTCTTCTACAAGAACTTTGCTTTCACACTTGTGCATTTCTGGTTCGGGTTTCTATGTGGCTTCTCTGCACAG ACTGTGTATGACCAGTGGTTCATCACCCTGTTTAATATAGTCTACACATCTTTGCCTGTTCTTGCAATGGGCTTGTTTGACCAG GATGTGAATGAACAGTACAGCCTGCGCTACCCTAACTTGTACCAACCTGGGCAGTTTAATCTCTTGTTTAACAAGCGCAAGTTCTTCATGTGCACCATCCAGGGGGTGTACACTTCATTTGTCCTCTTCTTCATCCCCTATGGGGCATTTCTGTCTGCTGTGCGAGATGATGGGTCCCACATATCTGATCAGCAATCCTTTGCTGTTACTACAGCAACCTCACTGGTCATCGTGGTTAGCGTCCAG ATTGGTCTTGACACAAACTACTGGACTGCTGTGAACCACTTCTTTATAGGGGGTAGTCTGGCCATGTACTTCGCTATACTGTTTGCAATGAACAGTGATGGCATCTTTAAGGTATTTCCAAACCAGTTCCCATTTGTAG gAACAGCACGgaacactttaaatcaaaaaATTGTCTGGCTTGTGATTCTCCTCGTGACAGTGGTGTGTGTCATGCCAGTAGTAGCCGTACGCTTCCTCAGGACAGACCTCCATCCTACACAAACTGACAAA GTGCGCTTGCTCCAGCAGGCCAGCAGGAAACAGGGGCCTCAGGAGCAGAATCTGAGACGAGTGCGCAGGACCAGTTCCCGTCGCTCTGCCTACGCCTTTGCCCACCAGCAAGGATATGGAGAACTCATTACCTCTGGCAAGAACATGAAGGTCCATACTTCCTCCACTTCAGCGTTCCCTGGCTCATCTCCAGAGAGAAGCAAAAGCAGTACCAGCTGGACGGAGGACATGGCAAAAAAGGAAACGGACACAAACCATACAACAGCTGCTGAAGAGACTATGTATTCTGGAGTTATAGAGCACCCCAGGAGTAGAAGAAGGCACAGCCTAGAGACAGTATACACAGTCTGA